The following coding sequences are from one Corynebacterium crudilactis window:
- the aph(3'')-Ib gene encoding aminoglycoside O-phosphotransferase APH(3'')-Ib, whose protein sequence is MNRTNIFFGESHSDWLPVRGGESGDFVFRRGDGHAFAKIAPASRRGELAGERDRLIWLKGRGVACPEVINWQEEQEGACLVITAIPGVPAADLSGADLLKAWPSMGQQLGAVHSLSVDQCPFERRLSRMFGRAVDVVSRNAVNPDFLPDEDKSTPQLDLLARVERELPVRLDQERTDMVVCHGDPCMPNFMVDPKTLQCTGLIDLGRLGTADRYADLALMIANAEENWAAPDEAERAFAVLFNVLGIEAPDRERLAFYLRLDPLTWG, encoded by the coding sequence TTGAATCGAACTAATATTTTTTTTGGTGAATCGCATTCTGACTGGTTGCCTGTCAGAGGCGGAGAATCTGGTGATTTTGTTTTTCGACGTGGTGACGGGCATGCCTTCGCGAAAATCGCACCTGCTTCCCGCCGCGGTGAGCTCGCTGGAGAGCGTGACCGCCTCATTTGGCTCAAAGGTCGAGGTGTGGCTTGCCCCGAGGTGATCAACTGGCAGGAGGAACAGGAGGGTGCATGCTTGGTGATAACGGCAATTCCGGGAGTACCGGCGGCTGATCTGTCTGGAGCGGATTTGCTCAAAGCGTGGCCGTCAATGGGGCAGCAACTTGGCGCTGTTCACAGCCTATCGGTTGATCAATGTCCGTTTGAGCGCAGGCTGTCGCGAATGTTCGGACGCGCCGTTGATGTGGTGTCCCGCAATGCCGTCAATCCCGACTTCTTACCGGACGAGGACAAGAGTACGCCGCAGCTCGATCTTTTGGCTCGTGTCGAACGAGAGCTACCGGTGCGGCTCGACCAAGAGCGCACCGATATGGTTGTTTGCCATGGTGATCCCTGCATGCCGAACTTCATGGTGGACCCTAAAACTCTTCAATGCACGGGTCTGATCGACCTTGGGCGGCTCGGAACAGCAGATCGCTATGCCGATTTGGCACTCATGATTGCTAACGCCGAAGAGAACTGGGCAGCGCCAGATGAAGCAGAGCGCGCCTTCGCTGTCCTATTCAATGTATTGGGGATCGAAGCCCCCGACCGCGAACGCCTTGCCTTCTATCTGCGATTGGACCCTCTGACTTGGGGTTGA
- a CDS encoding IS3-like element IS1133 family transposase (programmed frameshift) — MSLKHSDEFKRDAVRIALTSGLTRRQVASDLSIGLSTLGKWIASISDETKIPTQDTDLLRENERLRKENRILREEREILKKAGNIFRSTKAVRFQFITDYRGSLSRSRICRLMGVTDRGLRAWKRRPPSLRQRRDLILLAHIREQHRLCLGSYGRPRMTEELKALGLQVGQRRVGRLMRQNNITVVRTRKFKRTTDSHHTFNIAPNLLKQDFSASAPNQKWAGDITYVWTREGWVYLAVILDLYSRRVIGWATGDRLKQDLALRALNMALALRKPPPGCIQHTDRGSQYCAHEYQKLLLKHQLLPSMSGKGNCFDNSAVESFFKSLKAELIWRRHWQTRRDIEIAIFEYINGFYNPRRRHSTLGWKSPVAFEKKAA; from the exons ATGTCATTAAAGCATAGTGATGAATTTAAGCGTGATGCAGTTCGCATAGCACTCACTAGTGGCTTAACACGCCGTCAAGTTGCGTCAGATTTAAGTATTGGGCTTTCCACGCTTGGGAAATGGATCGCATCAATTTCCGATGAAACTAAAATTCCTACCCAAGACACTGATCTTCTGCGTGAGAATGAACGTTTACGCAAAGAGAACCGTATCCTTCGGGAGGAGAGGGAGATATTAAAAAAGGCAG GCAATATTTTTCGCAGTACAAAAGCTGTGAGATTTCAGTTTATTACGGATTACCGTGGCTCTCTCTCACGTTCACGCATATGTCGTTTGATGGGCGTAACAGATCGTGGTTTACGTGCATGGAAACGCCGTCCTCCATCACTGCGCCAGCGTCGTGATCTTATACTTCTAGCGCATATACGTGAGCAGCATCGGTTGTGTTTGGGGAGCTATGGTAGGCCGCGTATGACAGAAGAGTTGAAAGCGCTGGGCCTGCAGGTTGGGCAGCGTCGGGTTGGACGTTTGATGCGCCAGAATAACATTACAGTTGTTCGAACGCGTAAATTCAAACGGACAACGGATAGTCATCATACCTTCAACATTGCACCGAACCTATTAAAACAAGACTTTAGCGCAAGCGCACCCAACCAGAAATGGGCAGGCGATATCACTTATGTTTGGACCAGAGAAGGATGGGTCTATCTTGCTGTTATCCTTGACCTGTATTCCCGTCGCGTGATTGGCTGGGCAACAGGTGATCGATTAAAGCAGGATCTTGCATTAAGGGCACTGAATATGGCGTTGGCTTTACGCAAACCACCACCGGGTTGTATTCAACACACAGACCGTGGGAGCCAATATTGCGCTCATGAATATCAAAAGCTACTGCTCAAACATCAATTGCTGCCGTCCATGAGCGGGAAAGGCAATTGTTTTGATAACTCCGCAGTAGAAAGCTTCTTTAAATCATTAAAGGCTGAGTTGATTTGGCGCAGACACTGGCAAACAAGGCGAGATATTGAGATTGCAATCTTCGAATATATAAATGGCTTTTATAATCCACGCCGAAGACATTCAACACTCGGCTGGAAATCGCCGGTGGCATTTGAGAAAAAAGCCGCTTAA
- a CDS encoding Tn3 family transposase: protein MPRRVTLTDRQKDALLRLPTSQTDLLKHYTLSDEDLGHIRLRRRAHNRFGFALQLCVLRYPGRVLAPGELIPAEVIEFIGAQLGLGADDLVDYAAREETRHEHLAELRGLYGFRTFSGRGASELKEWLFREAEMAVSNEDIARRFVAECRRTRTVLPATSTIERLCAAALVDAERRIETRIASRLPMSIREQLLALLEETADDRVTRFVWLRQFEPGSNSSSANRLLDRLEYLQRIDLPEDLLAGVPAHRVTRLRRQGERYYADGMRDLPEDRRLAILAVCVSEWQAMLADAVVETHDRIVGRLYRASERICHAKVADEAGVVRDTLKSFAEIGGALVDAQDDGQPLGDVIASGSGWDGLKTLVAMATRLTATMADDPLNHVLDGYHRFRRYAPRMLRLLDLRAAPVALPLLEAVTALRTGLNDAAMTSFLRPSSKWHRHLRAQRAGDARLWEIAVLFHLRDAFRSGDVWLTRSRRYGDLKHALVPAQSIAEGGRLAVPLRPEEWLADRQARLDMRLRELGRAARAGTIPGGSIENGVLHIEKLEAAAPTGAEDLVLDLYKQIPPTRITDLLLEVDAATGFTEAFTHLRTGAPCADRIGLMNVILAEGINLGLRKMADATNTHTFWELIRIGRWHVEGEAYDRALAMVVEAQAALPMARFWGMGTSASSDGQFFVATEQGEAMNLVNAKYGNTPGLKAYSHVSDQYAPFATQVIPATASEAPYILDGLLMNDAGRHIREQFTDTGGFTDHVFAACAILGYRFAPRIRDLPSKRLYAFNPSAAPAHLRALIGGKVNQAMIERNWPDILRIAATIAAGTVAPSQILRKLASYPRQNELATALREVGRVERTLFMIDWILDAELQRRAQIGLNKGEAHHALKRAISFHRRGEIRDRSAEGQHYRIAGMNLLAAIIIFWNTMKLGEVVANQKRDGKLLSPDLLAHVSPLGWEHINLTGEYRWPKP, encoded by the coding sequence ATGCCGCGTCGCGTCACTCTAACCGATCGGCAGAAAGACGCGCTGTTGCGCTTGCCGACTTCACAGACGGATTTGCTCAAGCACTATACGCTGAGTGATGAAGACCTTGGGCATATCAGGCTGCGTCGGCGCGCTCACAACAGGTTCGGCTTCGCCCTGCAATTGTGTGTCCTGCGCTATCCCGGCCGGGTGCTGGCTCCAGGCGAACTGATCCCTGCAGAGGTCATCGAATTTATCGGAGCGCAGCTTGGCCTGGGTGCCGACGATCTCGTAGACTATGCTGCCCGCGAGGAAACACGGCACGAGCATCTTGCCGAGTTACGGGGGCTCTACGGCTTCCGCACCTTCTCCGGACGTGGTGCGAGCGAGCTGAAGGAATGGTTGTTCCGAGAAGCCGAGATGGCGGTGTCGAACGAGGATATCGCCCGTCGCTTCGTAGCCGAGTGCCGACGCACCCGCACTGTCCTTCCCGCGACATCCACGATCGAGCGGCTTTGTGCCGCGGCTCTCGTCGATGCCGAGCGACGCATCGAGACGAGGATCGCCAGTCGGCTGCCTATGTCGATCCGAGAACAGTTGCTGGCATTGCTCGAGGAGACGGCTGATGATCGGGTGACCCGTTTTGTGTGGCTGCGCCAGTTCGAGCCTGGCTCGAACTCTTCGTCGGCCAACCGGCTGCTCGACCGGCTCGAATATCTGCAACGCATCGATCTCCCCGAGGATCTGCTTGCCGGCGTTCCTGCCCATCGGGTGACTCGTCTGCGCAGGCAGGGTGAACGGTATTATGCCGACGGCATGCGCGATCTCCCGGAGGACAGGCGGCTTGCGATCTTGGCTGTTTGCGTCTCGGAATGGCAGGCGATGTTGGCCGACGCAGTGGTCGAAACCCACGACCGGATCGTCGGCCGTCTCTACCGTGCTTCGGAGCGTATTTGCCATGCAAAGGTCGCAGACGAAGCGGGGGTGGTGCGTGACACCCTGAAATCCTTCGCCGAGATCGGGGGCGCCCTGGTCGATGCACAGGATGATGGCCAGCCGCTGGGCGATGTCATCGCGAGTGGGTCAGGGTGGGACGGCTTAAAAACCCTTGTTGCAATGGCAACCAGGCTGACCGCCACCATGGCCGACGATCCGCTCAATCATGTGCTCGACGGTTATCACCGCTTCCGCCGATACGCTCCACGCATGTTGCGCCTGCTCGATCTGCGAGCTGCGCCCGTTGCACTGCCGCTTCTGGAAGCGGTGACGGCCCTTCGTACCGGTTTGAACGATGCCGCGATGACCAGCTTCTTGCGGCCCAGCTCGAAATGGCATCGCCACCTTCGGGCCCAGAGGGCTGGCGACGCTCGCCTATGGGAGATCGCGGTGCTGTTCCATCTGCGCGATGCGTTCCGCTCCGGAGATGTCTGGCTTACTAGGTCCCGGCGCTATGGCGATCTGAAACACGCACTCGTTCCGGCACAATCCATCGCGGAAGGCGGTCGTCTCGCTGTGCCATTGCGGCCGGAGGAATGGCTGGCAGACCGGCAAGCTCGCCTCGACATGCGGTTGCGCGAGCTTGGCCGTGCCGCTCGCGCAGGCACGATCCCGGGCGGGTCGATTGAAAACGGCGTTCTGCATATCGAGAAACTCGAAGCCGCCGCGCCGACAGGCGCCGAAGATCTGGTGCTCGATCTCTACAAGCAGATCCCGCCCACGCGCATCACCGATCTCCTGCTGGAGGTGGATGCGGCGACCGGCTTCACCGAAGCGTTCACCCATCTGCGCACAGGAGCACCCTGCGCTGACCGGATCGGGCTAATGAACGTTATCTTGGCGGAAGGGATCAACCTCGGCTTGCGCAAAATGGCGGATGCGACAAACACCCACACCTTCTGGGAATTGATCCGCATTGGACGGTGGCATGTCGAGGGCGAAGCCTATGACCGGGCGCTGGCCATGGTGGTCGAGGCACAGGCAGCGTTACCCATGGCCCGGTTCTGGGGCATGGGCACGTCGGCTTCGAGCGACGGACAGTTCTTCGTCGCTACAGAGCAAGGTGAGGCCATGAACCTGGTCAACGCGAAATATGGCAATACCCCGGGCCTGAAAGCCTATAGCCACGTCTCCGACCAATATGCGCCGTTCGCAACCCAGGTGATTCCTGCAACGGCAAGCGAAGCGCCTTACATCCTCGATGGCCTGCTGATGAACGATGCTGGACGCCATATCCGCGAGCAGTTCACCGACACGGGCGGCTTCACCGATCACGTCTTTGCCGCATGTGCCATTCTCGGCTACCGGTTCGCTCCGCGCATCCGCGACCTGCCATCCAAACGGCTCTACGCGTTCAATCCGTCGGCCGCCCCGGCGCACCTGCGAGCGTTGATCGGCGGAAAGGTCAACCAAGCCATGATCGAGCGCAATTGGCCCGACATCCTGCGCATCGCCGCCACCATTGCTGCCGGGACCGTCGCGCCAAGCCAGATTCTGCGGAAACTCGCCTCCTATCCGCGGCAGAACGAGCTCGCGACAGCCCTGCGGGAAGTCGGTCGCGTCGAGCGCACCCTGTTCATGATCGACTGGATTCTGGATGCCGAACTCCAACGGCGTGCCCAGATCGGGCTCAACAAAGGCGAAGCTCATCATGCGCTGAAGCGGGCAATCAGCTTCCACCGCCGCGGTGAAATCCGCGACCGTTCCGCCGAAGGCCAGCATTACCGCATCGCCGGCATGAATCTGCTCGCCGCCATCATCATCTTCTGGAACACCATGAAGCTCGGCGAGGTCGTTGCAAACCAGAAACGCGATGGAAAGCTGCTATCGCCCGATCTCTTGGCCCATGTTTCGCCGCTCGGATGGGAACACATCAATCTCACCGGAGAATATCGCTGGCCAAAGCCTTAG
- a CDS encoding S1 family peptidase, producing the protein MSDNSISGQSVQRGTLPPDTRPYLAPDWPTLAENTMPSVIALSAIEQPYGFAENSPAWLIPGVQQNAATAALTHYRAWQKGWAKQDAKRQHQTICGGFVIEGNRVLTAAHCVDRQEALRIRTAGGEWRAAHVVGADVTQDVALLEFEGDPLPPIKVANTLPRPGQDVMAIGSPSGYGFAVGVGIVAWHGLDAKMLSPNDFMLVTASVVGGNSGGVVVNTHGEAVSLVSYGSGSYTQTVPIDRALTVAGQLAK; encoded by the coding sequence TTGTCCGACAATTCAATCAGCGGCCAGAGCGTCCAGCGCGGCACACTGCCACCCGATACCAGACCCTACCTTGCACCGGATTGGCCAACACTGGCTGAAAATACAATGCCGTCTGTTATTGCTTTGTCAGCAATCGAGCAGCCCTACGGCTTTGCTGAAAACAGTCCGGCCTGGCTTATTCCTGGCGTTCAACAAAACGCTGCCACAGCAGCATTGACGCACTACCGCGCCTGGCAAAAAGGCTGGGCAAAACAAGACGCAAAGCGACAGCATCAAACTATATGCGGCGGTTTCGTCATCGAAGGCAACCGAGTGCTAACAGCGGCGCATTGTGTGGACAGGCAAGAAGCCTTGCGAATCCGTACAGCGGGCGGTGAATGGCGGGCGGCTCATGTTGTCGGTGCTGATGTAACGCAGGACGTTGCTTTGCTTGAGTTTGAAGGCGACCCATTGCCACCGATTAAGGTGGCCAACACTCTACCCAGGCCGGGCCAGGACGTTATGGCCATAGGCTCGCCGTCCGGTTACGGCTTTGCTGTCGGTGTCGGCATTGTTGCCTGGCACGGCCTCGATGCAAAGATGCTATCCCCTAATGATTTCATGCTTGTAACGGCTTCAGTCGTGGGCGGTAATTCCGGCGGCGTGGTCGTGAATACGCACGGTGAAGCGGTTTCATTGGTTAGCTATGGCAGCGGCAGTTATACGCAAACAGTGCCGATTGACCGAGCTTTAACCGTTGCTGGCCAGCTGGCCAAGTAA
- a CDS encoding recombinase family protein, with product MLIGYARVSKADGSQSLDLQHDALRAAGVERDNIYDDLASGGRDDRPGLTACLKSLRDGDVLVVWKLDRLGRSLAHLVNTVKELSDRKIGLRVLTGKGAQIDTTTASGRMVFGIFATLAEFERDLIRERTMAGLASARARGRKGGRKFALTKAQVRLAQAAMAQRDTSVSDLCKELGIERVTLYRYVGPKGELRDHGKHVLGLT from the coding sequence ATGCTGATCGGATATGCCCGCGTCTCCAAAGCCGATGGCTCGCAGTCTCTCGACCTGCAGCACGACGCCTTGCGCGCCGCAGGTGTCGAACGGGACAATATCTATGATGATCTTGCTTCCGGCGGTCGTGATGATCGCCCTGGCTTGACTGCCTGCCTCAAGTCATTGCGTGACGGCGATGTGCTGGTGGTCTGGAAGCTCGATCGCCTCGGACGATCGCTTGCCCATCTGGTCAACACGGTGAAGGAGCTGTCAGACCGCAAGATCGGCCTGCGGGTTCTGACTGGAAAGGGCGCTCAGATCGACACCACGACTGCGTCCGGTCGCATGGTGTTCGGAATCTTCGCCACCTTGGCCGAGTTCGAGCGGGATCTGATCCGAGAGCGCACCATGGCGGGTCTCGCCTCCGCGAGAGCGCGCGGTCGCAAGGGCGGACGAAAATTCGCGCTCACCAAAGCTCAGGTGCGTCTCGCGCAAGCCGCCATGGCCCAGCGCGATACTTCAGTTTCCGATCTCTGCAAGGAACTCGGCATCGAGCGCGTCACTCTCTACCGATATGTCGGTCCCAAAGGCGAGCTCAGAGACCATGGAAAGCATGTTCTCGGACTTACGTAG